From the Peromyscus leucopus breed LL Stock chromosome 8b, UCI_PerLeu_2.1, whole genome shotgun sequence genome, one window contains:
- the Ush1g gene encoding Usher syndrome type-1G protein isoform X1, with protein sequence MNDQYHRAARDGYLELLKEATRKELNAPDEDGMTPTLWAAYHGNLESLRLIVSRGGDPDKCDIWGNTPLHLAASNGHLHCLSFLVSFGANIWCLDNDYHTPLDMAAMKGHMECVRYLDSIAAKQSSLNPKLVGKLKDKAFREAERRIRECAKMQRKHHERMERRYRRELAERSDTLSFSSLTSSTLSRRLQHLTLGSQLPYSQATLHGTAKGKAKIQKKLERRKQGGEGTFKVSEDGRKSVRSLSGLQLGSDVMFVRQGTYANPKEWGRAPLRDMFLSDEDSVSRATLAAEPAHSEVSTDSGHDSLFTRPGLGTMVFRRNYLSSGLHGLGREDGGLDGAGTPRGRLQSSPSLDDDSLGSANSLQDRSCGEELPWDELDLGLDEDLEPETSPLETFLASLYLEDFASLLRQEKIDLEALMLCSDLDLRSISVPLGPRKKILGAVRRRRQALERPLALEDTEL encoded by the exons ATGAATGACCAGTATCACCGGGCCGCCAGGGATGGCTACCTGGAACTCCTCAAGGAGGCCACCCGGAAGGAGCTGAATGCCCCCGATGAAGATGGCATGACCCCCACCCTCTGGGCTGCCTACCATGGCAACCTGGAGTCGCTGCGTCTCATTGTGAGCCGAGG GGGTGATCCGGATAAGTGTGACATCTGGGGAAACACACCCTTGCATCTGGCAGCTTCCAATGGCCACCTGCACTGCCTGTCCTTCCTCGTGTCCTTCGGGGCCAACATCTGGTGCCTGGACAATGACTACCACACGCCACTGGACATGGCCGCTATGAAGGGCCACATGGAGTGCGTGCGCTATTTGGACTCCATCGCAGCCAAGCAGAGCAGCCTCAACCCCAAGCTGGTGGGCAAGCTGAAGGACAAGGCCTTCCGCGAGGCAGAGCGGCGCATCCGCGAGTGCGCGAAGATGCAGCGCAAGCACCACGAGCGGATGGAGCGGCGCTACCGGCGAGAGCTGGCGGAGCGCTCCGACACGCTCAGCTTCTCCAGTCTCACGTCCAGTACCCTGAGCCGCCGGCTGCAGCACCTGACGCTGGGCAGCCAGCTGCCCTACTCGCAGGCCACACTGCACGGCACCGCCAAGGGCAAGGCCAAGATCCAGAAGAAGCTGGAGAGGCGCAAGCAAGGGGGCGAGGGCACCTTCAAGGTCTCCGAGGACGGGCGCAAAAGCGTCCGGTCGCTCTCGGGCCTGCAGCTAGGCAGCGATGTGATGTTTGTGCGCCAGGGCACCTACGCCAACCCCAAAGAGTGGGGCCGTGCCCCACTCAGGGACATGTTCCTCTCGGATGAGGACAGCGTCTCTCGTGCCACACTGGCTGCCGAGCCTGCCCACTCGGAGGTCAGCACCGACTCAGGCCACGACTCCTTGTTTACTCGCCCCGGTCTGGGGACGATGGTGTTTCGAAGGAACTATCTGAGCAGCGGGCTGCACGGGCTGGGCCGCGAGGACGGGGGCTTGGACGGGGCAGGGACACCGCGGGGTCGGCTGCAGAGTTCCCCCAGCCTGGACGACGACAGCCTGGGCAGTGCCAACAGCTTGCAGGACCGCAGTTGCGGGGAGGAGTTACCCTGGGATGAGCTAGACTTGGGCTTGGATGAGGACTTGGAGCCTGAGACCAGCCCCTTGGAGACCTTCCTGGCTTCCTTGTATTTGGAGGACTTTGCCTCCCTCCTGCGGCAGGAGAAGATTGACCTGGAGGCCCTGATGCTGTGCTCAGACCTCGACCTCCGCAGCATCAGCGTGCCCCTGGGGCCTCGGAAGAAGATTCTAGGGGCTGTGAGGAGGCGCAGGCAGGCGCTGGAGCGCCCACTGGCCCTGGAGGACACAGAGCT aTGA
- the Ush1g gene encoding Usher syndrome type-1G protein isoform X2, which produces MNDQYHRAARDGYLELLKEATRKELNAPDEDGMTPTLWAAYHGNLESLRLIVSRGGDPDKCDIWGNTPLHLAASNGHLHCLSFLVSFGANIWCLDNDYHTPLDMAAMKGHMECVRYLDSIAAKQSSLNPKLVGKLKDKAFREAERRIRECAKMQRKHHERMERRYRRELAERSDTLSFSSLTSSTLSRRLQHLTLGSQLPYSQATLHGTAKGKAKIQKKLERRKQGGEGTFKVSEDGRKSVRSLSGLQLGSDVMFVRQGTYANPKEWGRAPLRDMFLSDEDSVSRATLAAEPAHSEVSTDSGHDSLFTRPGLGTMVFRRNYLSSGLHGLGREDGGLDGAGTPRGRLQSSPSLDDDSLGSANSLQDRSCGEELPWDELDLGLDEDLEPETSPLETFLASLYLEDFASLLRQEKIDLEALMLCSDLDLRSISVPLGPRKKILGAVRRRRQALERPLALEDTEL; this is translated from the exons ATGAATGACCAGTATCACCGGGCCGCCAGGGATGGCTACCTGGAACTCCTCAAGGAGGCCACCCGGAAGGAGCTGAATGCCCCCGATGAAGATGGCATGACCCCCACCCTCTGGGCTGCCTACCATGGCAACCTGGAGTCGCTGCGTCTCATTGTGAGCCGAGG GGGTGATCCGGATAAGTGTGACATCTGGGGAAACACACCCTTGCATCTGGCAGCTTCCAATGGCCACCTGCACTGCCTGTCCTTCCTCGTGTCCTTCGGGGCCAACATCTGGTGCCTGGACAATGACTACCACACGCCACTGGACATGGCCGCTATGAAGGGCCACATGGAGTGCGTGCGCTATTTGGACTCCATCGCAGCCAAGCAGAGCAGCCTCAACCCCAAGCTGGTGGGCAAGCTGAAGGACAAGGCCTTCCGCGAGGCAGAGCGGCGCATCCGCGAGTGCGCGAAGATGCAGCGCAAGCACCACGAGCGGATGGAGCGGCGCTACCGGCGAGAGCTGGCGGAGCGCTCCGACACGCTCAGCTTCTCCAGTCTCACGTCCAGTACCCTGAGCCGCCGGCTGCAGCACCTGACGCTGGGCAGCCAGCTGCCCTACTCGCAGGCCACACTGCACGGCACCGCCAAGGGCAAGGCCAAGATCCAGAAGAAGCTGGAGAGGCGCAAGCAAGGGGGCGAGGGCACCTTCAAGGTCTCCGAGGACGGGCGCAAAAGCGTCCGGTCGCTCTCGGGCCTGCAGCTAGGCAGCGATGTGATGTTTGTGCGCCAGGGCACCTACGCCAACCCCAAAGAGTGGGGCCGTGCCCCACTCAGGGACATGTTCCTCTCGGATGAGGACAGCGTCTCTCGTGCCACACTGGCTGCCGAGCCTGCCCACTCGGAGGTCAGCACCGACTCAGGCCACGACTCCTTGTTTACTCGCCCCGGTCTGGGGACGATGGTGTTTCGAAGGAACTATCTGAGCAGCGGGCTGCACGGGCTGGGCCGCGAGGACGGGGGCTTGGACGGGGCAGGGACACCGCGGGGTCGGCTGCAGAGTTCCCCCAGCCTGGACGACGACAGCCTGGGCAGTGCCAACAGCTTGCAGGACCGCAGTTGCGGGGAGGAGTTACCCTGGGATGAGCTAGACTTGGGCTTGGATGAGGACTTGGAGCCTGAGACCAGCCCCTTGGAGACCTTCCTGGCTTCCTTGTATTTGGAGGACTTTGCCTCCCTCCTGCGGCAGGAGAAGATTGACCTGGAGGCCCTGATGCTGTGCTCAGACCTCGACCTCCGCAGCATCAGCGTGCCCCTGGGGCCTCGGAAGAAGATTCTAGGGGCTGTGAGGAGGCGCAGGCAGGCGCTGGAGCGCCCACTGGCCCTGGAGGACACAGAGCTGTGA
- the Otop2 gene encoding proton channel OTOP2, producing the protein MSEELVPHPKESLPGPRASPREVWKKGGRLLSVLLAVNVLLLACTLISGGAFNKVAVYDTDVFALLTAMMLLAALWIVFYLLRTARCPDAVPYRDAHAGPIWLRGGLVLFGICTLVMDVFKTGYYSSFFECQSAIKILHPIIQAVFVIVQTYFLWVSAKDCIHTHLDLTRCGLMFTLTTNLAIWMAAVVDESVHQAHSYSSSLGNTSHTRLAPDPERAGTAGGDPCPCSTAICQIFQQGYFYLYPFNIEYSLFASTMLYVMWKNVGRLLVSTHGHGHTPSRVSLFRETFFAGPVLGLLLFVVGLAVFILYEVQVSGERGHTQQGLVTYYSFNIVCLGLMTLVSLSGSVIYRFDRRAMDHHKNPTRTLDVALLMGAALGQYAISYYSIVAVVVGSPRDLLGALNLSHALLMIAQHTFQNVFIIESLHRGPPGAEPCETPPKEPCQGITFANLDAIHTLPSCPPTPRLVSPNPESPQEAVAIISAPRCHWRRRCLKDISLFLLLCNVILWIMPAFGARPHFSNTVEVDFYGYSLWAAIVNICLPFGIFYRMHAVSSLLEVYVLS; encoded by the exons ATGTCGGAGGAGCTGGTCCCGCATCCCAAGGAGAGCCTGCCGGGACCTCGGGCAAGCCCCCGCGAGGTGTGGAAAAAGGGCGGCCGCCTGCTGTCGGTGCTGTTGGCTGTCAACGTGCTGCTGCTCGCCTGCACGCTCATCAGCGGCGGTGCCTTCAACAAGGTGGCCGTGTATGACACCGACGTGTTCGCCCTGCTCACCGCCATGATGCTCCTGGCCGCACTGTGGATAGTCTTCTACCTCCTCCGCACTGCGCGCTGTCCGGATGCCGTGCCCTATCGGGATGCGCATGCCGGCCCCATCTGGCTCCGAG GTGGGCTTGTGCTGTTTGGGATTTGTACCCTTGTCATGGATGTCTTCAAGACTGGTTACTACTCCAGCTTCTTTGAATGCCAGTCGGCCATCAAGATCCTGCACCCCATCATCCAAGCTGTGTTTGTCATTGTCCAG acttaCTTTCTCTGGGTCTCTGCTAAAGACTGTATCCACACCCACCTGGACCTGACCCG GTGTGGGCTCATGTTCACCCTCACCACCAACCTGGCCATCTGGATGGCAGCCGTCGTGGATGAGTCCGTGCACCAGGCCCACTCCTACAGCAGCTCTCTCGGCAACACCAGCCACACCCGCCTCGCCCCTGACC CAGAGCGGGCAGGCACAGCCGGAGGGGACCCGTGCCCATGCAGCACAGCCATCTGCCAGATCTTCCAGCAAGGCTACTTCTACCTGTATCCCTTCAACATCGAGTACAGCCTCTTTGCTTCTACCATGCTGTACGTCATGTGGAAGAACGTGGGCAGACTGCTTGTGTCCACCCATGGCCACGGCCACACACCGTCCAGGGTCAGCCTCTTCCGGGAGACCTTTTTCGCTGGTCCAGTCTTGGGCCTGCTACTCTTTGTTGTGGGCCTGGCTGTCTTCATCCTCTATGAGGTCCAGGTAAGTGGAGAGAGAGGCCATACCCAGCAGGGCCTGGTCACCTACTACAGCTTCAACATCGTCTGCTTGGGGCTCATGACTTTGGTCAGCCTGAGTGGCTCAGTCATCTATCGTTTTGATCGTCGGGCCATGGACCACCATAAAAACCCAACACGTACCCTGGATGTAGCCTTGCTAATGGGCGCTGCCCTGGGCCAGTATGCCATCTCCTACTACTCCATTGTGGCCGTGGTGGTGGGCTCACCCAGGGACCTGCTGGGGGCACTCAATCTGTCACATGCTCTGCTCATGATTGCCCAGCACACCTTCCAGAATGTGTTCATCATTGAAAGCCTCCACCGAGGACCACCTGGGGCTGAGCCTTGTGAAACGCCCCCCAAGGAGCCCTGCCAAGGCATCACCTTTGCCAACCTGGATGCCATTCATACCTTGccctcctgcccacccacccccaggctgGTCAGCCCCAACCCAGAAAGTCCCCAGGAAGCAGTGGCCATCATCTCAGCCCCCAGGTGCCACTGGCGACGTCGGTGCCTAAAAGacatctctctgtttcttctactCTGCAATGTCATT CTATGGATCATGCCTGCCTTCGGCGCCCGCCCGCACTTCAGCAATACCGTGGAGGTAGACTTTTATGGTTACTCCCTCTGGGCGGCCATCGTCAACATCTGCCTGCCATTCGGCATCTTCTACAGAATGCATGCTGTCTCCAGTCTGCTGGAGGTCTATGTGCTGTCCTGA